A section of the Budorcas taxicolor isolate Tak-1 chromosome 17, Takin1.1, whole genome shotgun sequence genome encodes:
- the LOC128062381 gene encoding 2'-5'-oligoadenylate synthase 1-like — translation MMELRNTLASSLDKFIEDHLLSNAEFRRQVRQAIDTICTFLKERCFPCAPRPVRVSKVVKGGSSGKGTTLRGRSDADLVVFLTNLTSFREHFERRGEFIEEIRRQLEACQREKRFEVEFEVQKQQNPRALSFVLRSPNQAVEFDVLPAFDALGQLTKGSRPDPQIYVRLIQECEKLGGEGEFSPCFTELQRAFLKERPAKLKSLIRLVKHWYQLCKMKYEHKLPPQYALELLTIYAWEQGSSKPEFSTAQGFRTVLALILKHQDLCIYWKKYYDFENPTISQYLRRQLAKPRPVILDPADPTGNVAGGDPQTWQLLAQEVKIWLKYSCCKKLSGKPVGTWNVRVRTPDFFM, via the exons ATGATGGAGCTCAGAAATACCCTGGCCAGCTCTCTAGACAAGTTCATCGAAGACCACCTCCTGTCAAACGCGGAGTTCCGCAGGCAAGTCAGACAAGCCATCGACACCATCTGCACTTTCCTGAAGGAGAGGTGTTTCCCATGTGCCCCTCGCCCAGTTCGGGTGTCCAAAGTTGTGAAG GGCGGCTCCTCAGGCAAAGGCACGACCCTCAGGGGACGATCAGATGCTGACCTCGTTGTCTTCCTCACCAATCTGACAAGTTTTCGGGAACACTTTGAGCGCCGAGGAGAATTCATCGAAGAAATCAGGAGACAGCTGGAAGCctgtcagagagagaaaagatttgAAGTGGAGTTTGAGGTCCAGAAACAGCAGAATCCCCGCGCTCTCAGCTTTGTGCTGAGGTCCCCCAACCAGGCGGTGGAGTTCGATGTCTTGCCTGCCTTTGATGCCCTGG GTCAGTTGACCAAAGGTTCCAGACCTGACCCTCAAATCTACGTCCGGCTCATCCAAGAGTGCGAGAAACTGGGGGGAGAGGGCGAGTTCTCCCCCTGCTTCACGGAGCTGCAGAGAGCCTTCCTGAAGGAGCGTCCGGCCAAGCTGAAGAGCCTCATCCGCCTGGTGAAGCACTGGTACCAACTG TGTAAGATGAAGTATGAGCATAAGCTGCCCCCACAGTATGCCCTGGAGCTGCTGACCATCTATGCCTGGGAACAAGGAAGCTCCAAACCAGAATTCAGCACAGCTCAGGGATTTCGGACTGTTTTAGCATTAATCCTGAAGCATCAGGACCTCTGCATCTACTGGAAAAAGTATTATGACTTTGAAAACCCTACGATTAGCCAATACCTGAGGAGACAACTTGCTAAACCCAG GCCTGTGATTCTGGACCCGGCTGACCCAACTGGAAATGTGGCTGGTGGAGATCCACAGACGTGGCAGCTGCTGGCACAGGAGGTTAAAATCTGGCTCAAGTATTCGTGCTGTAAGAAGTTGAGTGGGAAGCCAGTGGGCACCTGGAACGTGCGGGTGAGAACTCCTGATTTCTTCATGTGA